CTGGTGCTGGGATtgtaggggggagagggatggccCCCCTGGTGCTGGGATTGTGGAGTAGGGGAGCGGCCCTAGGTGCTGGGATTGTGGAGAAAGGGGGTGACCCTCAGTGCTGGGAttgtggggtggggaagggttggTCCCTGGTGCTAGGATGCTTTCTCTGGGATGGTGATGTCTTGTGTGCATGCTGTCTGCGCTGTGCTATCCTGACCTGGGTAGAGGGGTAGAGCGTGTTATGGGTCATGGATATTGATTTTGCTTTCTTGTGGTGTCCTCAGGACTCTCAGCTCCTGATAGAGATGCACAAGTCTGGCTTTGAGAGACCTGGAGACGTAGAATTTGAAGATTTCAGCGAGACCATGAACCGCACATCCTCCGACAGTAGCTTAGGGACTCCAAAAGGAACCCTAGATACCCGGGGAGACAACAGACAGCTTGCAAAGAGCAAAGGCAAGCGCTGGCCATTCCTCAAGAAGTATAAAGTGAGTGAGTGGCGTTTTCTCACAGCCCTGAACCCCCCTGCCAGGAGCACAGGACCCGATTCATCCCTCCACCCTTCcacaaaaaatgacaggagttgggTGGTGCCTTATAGAAGAACCAATGTATTGAACTATGAGCTTTTCAGGAAAGCATCTATAAGGCACCACTCACCTCGAGtcattttttgctacaccaggCTGGCCCTCTGAAGATTTCTCACCCCCTTTCACAGACACTTCTGAACCTGCTGTGATTTAGGAGCTGTGCTGGGTGCTTTCCTGAGCTTGTGTGATAGCCCAggtgattcggggggggggggcggtcttgGCAGATGGTTACTGTTGAGGGGCCTGGTGGGACTTGGACATCCCGAGGCAGGAGTCTGGAAGCACTGAGTATTGATAGTGGAGTTGACCCTAGATGTTTCCTGATGAGTTGGTTTGGAACTATATTTGGAGCTAAGAACCTGTAGGTCATTTCATGAAGAAGTGAGAAAGGGGTGTTGGTAGTAATGTCTGGCTTCTTGGCCTGTGGTAGCTGGAAGAGCATGAAAATGGTGCATGTAATGAGCTATTAGCTTCGTTTAGACACCCCATGCCTTGCAAACCTTGACAAGCAGACGCAGACCCCTCCGCTGACACCTCTCCACACATGTGCTTCATGCTCCCTTCTACCCTCCttgccttttttccacttttcctaTGCTGCTCTCCACACCTTCCACATTCACCTCCAAGCCCTGATCCTTCCACCCCCTGTCATCCACTGCTGCCTTCTCCAGGCTCTGTGCCTCTGCCCCTACTGCCTCTGAACCCTGTTCCTTCCCTGTTTTTCTTGATAATGTTGTTGTTTTGGATCTGTTGTGTGTGGGGTGTAGACAGGTACGGTGGAGGGAAAGGTCTCCTGTTGCGCTGGGGAGATTGAGTAGGGTCTCTCCTTGGTCTCTTGGAGGAGGGCCTCTCCTTGGAGGGTCTTTCCTTGAACTCTTGGAGGTCTCCTTGATCTCCTTGGGGTCTTGGAGGAGGGCCTCTTCTTGGTGTCTTGGAGGAGAGTCTCTTGGTGTCTTGGAGGAGGGTCTTTCCTTGATCTCTTGGAGGTCTCCTTGATCTCCTTGGGGTCTTGGAGGAGGGCCTCTTCTTGGTGTCTTGGAGGAGGGTCTTTCCTTGATCTCTTGGAGGTCTCTTTGGTGTCTTGGAGGAGGGCCTCTTCTTGGTGTCTTGGAGGGAGGGTCTTTCCTTGATCTCTTGGAGGAGGACTTCTCCTTGGTATTgtcaggggaaggggtgggagttTCTCTTTTTTGTCTCTCCTTGGTGGCGTCTCTGGGAGGTGGTATCTGTATTTGTGTTTTATACTTTTTCCCCAACTgagtttttctttctctctcttcttgtctTTGTTTTCCTTACACCTtagcttcctccccctcctctttcaCTGCTAAATTCTTATCCTTCCTCTGCTGCTAATGGACCCCCATCCCCCAGGTTCAGCCGGGACCCCCTGTCTTACTGTCTGAATGAGATCAATAAGACCATGAAGCCCCGAATCTCTTCCTTCCGCACGCTGAAGAGGGGGGTAAGTTGCATTTCCTGCTCTCTGTGCTCTTCTGGAGATTGTGCGGTGCTTGCTCATACATGTAACACACATGCATAGGTGAGGATGGCATGCGGAGCAATCAGAAACATGTCTGCATGTCTCTCACTACAGAATATCGTCACAGAGGATTTCAGCCATCTCCCACCCGAGCAGAGGAGAAAGAAACTGCAGCAAAAGATCGAAGAGAAAAAACGAGATTTACAGAAAGAAACAGATCAAAGGTAAAGTCCATGGAGAATCTGAGGCCCACTCATCCTGTGCTCCCACAGACCCTGCTCCTCAGCCTCATCTCCCCCATCTCTCACTCATCCTGTGCTCCCACAGACCCTGCTCCTCAGCCTCATCTCCCCCTTCCACTCATCCTGTGCTCCCACAGACCCTGCTCCTCAGCCTCATCTCCCCCTTCCACTCATCCTGTGCTCCCACAGACCCTGCTCCAGAGCCTCATCTCCCCCCACTCATCCTGTGCTCCCACAGACCCTGCTCCTCAGCCTCATCTCCCCTTCCTCACTCATCCTGTGCTCCCACAGACCCTGCTCCTCAGCctcatctccccctccctcactcatcCTGTGCTCCCACAGACCCTGCTCCTCAGCctcatctccccctccctcactcatcCTGTGCTCCCACAGACCCTGCTCCTCAGCctcatctccccctccctcactcatcCTGTGCTCCCACAGACCCTGCTCCTCAGCCTCCCTCATTCATCTCTGCTCCCACAGACCCTGCTCCAGacctcatctccccccccctcaccatgtCACCCTCTTTCCGCCTCCGCAGGGTGCTTGCTCCTGCAGTACTCTCTGAGCTCAGGCACACACCTACCTTGCTCCAGAGATCACATCTGCCTCTCCACCCCTCAGTGACCCTGCTTGAGATGCTGATCCAGCTAGTTTTGGGATGTGCACCCTTGCTGGTTTGCGGATTTGTCTCagttttagttatttttatttattaaaatcttatatttcGTACACTTGTTGTTATATCCCATGTGGATTATGTATTAAAAAGACATATAATATAAACATACAATTCCTGTCAACTAAAACATTTACAACATTAAGACAATCTGTTACACAGATGGCAACAATTTGCAATGTAGCCCTTAGTTATGGTTGTGAAAGTATAATCATGTAAAGGTTTCCTGAAGGCACATGCTCTTAAGGGGTTAATGCCTGCCTCTTGCCGAGGATTCCTCGCAGGGCACTGCAGAGTTAAAAGCTCGGCTTCTGGACCTTTGTGGGTTGAAATCCTGAGAGCATGGGAATGGCTTGGACTATGAACGATGGTACCAGACTAACAGTTGTGCTGGGATTGGCCATCAGAGCCTCCCTGTTTATTCTGCCTCCCTGTTCTCTCCTTTTATTTGTACCTCTGGTTGCAGTTTTTAAGGGAAAGATCATACATAGCTCAACCCCCATCTCCTACTCAGCTTCACAgctcctttctctccctctcgcCCTGCAGAGATGCCTTACATAAAATGAAGGACGTTTACCAGAAATCCCCCCAGATGGGAAACCCTAACAGCCTCGAGCCAAAGATCACAGAAACCCTCAACGACATTGACAAATTGCAGCAGGAAATTCAGAAATACGAGGTGAGGATAATGGAAGTGGGGTTCTCTCTGTGCCTGAGCTGCAACTAACCTTGCGCAGCTTTGTGGCTCCAACAGGTACGGTGAGGGGctcggatggggggggggggggggtactgagTCGTGCAGGTACAGTGTGTGAAGCTCTCAGGGAGTGCTACAATGTGACAGGCTTGGAGCGGGCACTGTAGGACATTACAGGTACAGTGTAGGAGGGACTCAGGTGGGCTCTACAGGTATAATGTGAGAGGCTTGGAGCGGGCACTGTAGGACATTACAGGTACAGTGTGTGAGGGACTCAGGTGGGCTCTACAGGTATAATGTGAGAGGCTTGGCAGGTGCACTGTGGGACATTACAGGTACAGTGTGTGAGGGACTCAGGTGGGCTCTACAGGTATAATGTGAGAGGCTTGGCAGGTGCACTGTGGGACATTACAGGTACAGTGTGTGAGGGACTCAGGTGGACTCGGCAGGTATAATGTGAGAGGCTTGGAGCGGGCACTGTGGGACATTACAGGTACAGTGTGTGAGGGACTCAGGTGGACTCGGCAGGTATAATGTGAGAGGCTTGGCAGGTGCACTGTGGGACATTACAGGTACAGTGTGTGAGGGACTCAGGTGGGCTCTACAGGTATAATGTGAGAGGCTTGGAGCGGGCACTGTAGGACATTACAGGTACAGTGTGTGAGGGACTCAGGTGGGCTCTACAGGTATAATGTGAGAGGCTTGGAGCGGGCACTGTGGGACATTACAGGTACAGTGTGTGAGGGACTCAGGTGGGCTCTACAGGTATAATGTGAGAGGCTTGGAGCGGGCACTGTGGGACATTACAGGTACAGTGTGTGAGGGACTCAGGTGGGCTCTACAGGTATAATGTGAGAGGCTTGGCAGGTGCACTGTGGGACATTAAAGGTACAGGGTGTGAGGGACTCAGGTGGGCTCTACAGGTATAATGTGAGAAGCTTGGCAGGTGCACTGTGGGACATTACAGGTACAGTGTGTGAGGGACTCAGTTGGGCTCTACAGGTATAATGTGAGAGGCTTGGCAGGTGCACTGTGGGACATTACAGGTACAGTGTGTGAGGGACTCAGGTGGACTCGGCAGGTATAATGTGAGAGGCTTGGAGCGGGCACTGTGGGACATTACAGGTACAGTGTGAGGGACTCAGGTGGGCTCTACAGGTATAATGTGAGAGGCTTGGCTGGTGCTCTGTGGGACATTACAGGTACAGTGTGTGAGGGACTCAGGTGGGCTCTACAGGTATAATGTGAGAAGCTTGGCAGGTGCACTGTGGGACATTATAGGTACAGTGTGTGAGGGACTCAGGTGGACTCTACAGGTATAATGTGAGAAGCTTGGCAGGTGCACTGTGGGACATTACAGGTACAGTGTGTGAGGGACTCAGTTGGGCTCTACAGGTATAATGTGAGAGGCTTGGCAGGTGCACTGTGGGACACTACAGGTACAGTGTGTGAGGGACTCAGGTGGGCTCTACAGGTATAATGTGAGAAGCTTGGCAGGTGCACTGTGGGACATTACAGGTACAGTGTGTGAGGGACTCAGGTGGGCTCTACAGGTATAATGTGAGAAGCTTGGCAGGTGCACTGTGGGACATTACAGGTACAGTGTGTGAGGGACTCAGGTGGGCTCTACAGGTATAATGTGAGAGGCTTGGAGCGGGCACTGTGGGACATTACAGGTACAGTGTGTGAGGGACTCAGGTGGGCTCTACAGGTATAATGTGAGAGGCTTGGAGCGGGCACTGTGGGACATTACAGGTACAGTGTGTGAGGGACTCAGGTGGGCTCTACAGGTATAATGTGAGAGGCTTGGCAGGTGCACTGTGGGACATTACAGGTACAGTGTGTGAGGGACTCAGTTGGGCTCTACAGGTATAATGTGAGAGGCTTGGAGCGGGCACTGTAGGACATTACAGGTACAGTGTGTGAGGGACTCAGGTGGGCTCTACAGGTATAATGTGAGAGGCTTGGCAGGTGCACTGTGGGACATTACAGGTACAGTGTGTGAGGGACTCAGGTGGGCTCTACAGGTATAATGTGAGAGGCTTGGAGCGGGCACTGTGGGACATTACAGGTACAGTGTGTGAGGGACTCAGGTGGGCTCTACAGGTATAATGTGAGAGGCTTGGAGCGGGCACTGTGGGACATTACAGGTACAGTGTGTGAGGGACTCAGGTGGGCTCTACAGGTATAATGTGAGAGGCTTGGCAGGTGCACTGTGGGACATTACAGGTACAGTGTGTGAGGGACTCAGGTGGGCTCTACAGGTATAATGTGAGAGGCTTGGCAGGTGCACTGTGGGACATTACAGGTACAGTGTGTGAGGGACTCAGGTGGGCTCTACAGGTATAATGTGAGAGGCTTGGCAGGTGCACTGTGGGACATTACAGGTACAGTGTGTGAGGGACTCAGGTGGGCTCTACAGGTATAATGTGAGAAGCTTGGCAGGTGCACTGTGGGACACTCAGCTGTTCAGGTGAAGGGGGCATTGTGTAAGGAGCTCAGGGTGCATTATGGGATGTTTTAGATTGGCACTCAGGGTGCACTGTGGGATGGTCTCATGAGTCCGTGGTGGCTGTACTGGAGGTCACAGTGTGCACAGAGGTTTTCTGAGGTGGTGCTTAGATTGGCACTGGGGAGGGCACACATGGTTAACACAGGCATGTTTTGGGTTGTTGTGAAGGGTGCTCAGGGTGTTTTGGACTGGCAGTGTGGGAGTAGTGGAAAGCACTTGGGATGCGCTGTGGTGTGTGTTGGATTCTGTCTGCTATAAGGCTTTTATTCCTTCTTTCTTTCCTAGTCTTGGCTATCGAATGTGGAAAGTCGCATGAATAGCCGTGGTGACACTATTACGAGGTACACGGGACATTCCGAGCGCACCTCCACCCTGAACAACAGCACTAGCTCCCTCGAGAAAGACAGGTAAGGCATTGCACCGCTCCTGCTCAGGCAAAGCGTTCTCGCCTTCATAAAATGGCTTTTTCCTTACTGTCCTGGGAGTGGAATGTAGAAGGATCTCCCTGCTGTGCAGACCTTcctctaattttatttattcagaattctttataaccTGCAATTCCTTATTTGTTCAATGCAGATAAAATCATTCaatgtacataataaaaacaaaaaatagatcacatcataaaattaaaaacagcaaATTCTCATGTAACATAAATGTGCACTGGTATTTCCTTACAACAGTCTCGTCTGCAGTGCCCGTAAGCACAACTCTGAAGATGCCTGAGCAAACAAACACTTCTTTACTTTTCTTGGAAGTTTTTTGTAATTTGCTTCCATCCTCAGCTCCAGTGGAATATTATTCCATTGTACTGGCCCCATACTGAAAAGACATGCAACCAAATTTGCTGCAGCCTACATTCCCTGTTTGATGGAAGGCACAACAGTTCTCGAGTTAGCGAGCGCAAAGTACGCTATGGAATATGTTCTGGCAAACATTGAACCGCCTCATAAATTGCCCCATGCACCAAAGAGAGTAACTTAAATTGAGATCTTTGTAcaataggcagccaatgtaattcctTCATATAATTCTTTACAATGCTGTCCCatcctggaggaggaggggaacgCCGTTTGACAAGGGAAGGGCTTGGGATATCACAGGCGCTGGATTGTGACATCACTAGAAGAGATGGTAGAGGGCTGGGAGATCACAGGTATTGGATTGTGACATCACTAGAAGAGATGGGGGAAGGCTGGAATATCACAGGTGCTGGATTGTGACATCACTAGAAGAGATGGGGGAGGGCTGGGAGATCACAGGTGCTGGATTGTGACATCACTAGAAGAGATGGTAGAGGGCTGGGAGATCACAGGTATTGGATTGTGACATCACTAGAAGAGATGGGGGAGGGCTGGAATATCACAGGTGCTGGATTGTTACATCACTAGAAGAGATGGGGGAGGGCTGGGAGATCACAGGTGCTGGATTGTGACATCACTAGAAGAGATGGGGGAGGGCTGGAATACCACAGACATTGGATTGTGACATCACTAGAAGAGATGGTAGAGGGCTGGGAGATCACAGGTGCTGGATTGTGACATCACTAGAAGAGATGGTAGAGGGCTGGGAGATCACAGGTGCTGGATTGTGACATCACTAGAAGAGATGGTAGAGGGCTGGGAGATCACAGGCGCTGGATTGTGACATCACTAGAAGAGATGGGGAGGGCTGGAATATCACAGGTGCTGGATTGTGACATCACTAGAAGAGATGGTAGAGGGCTGGAATATCACAGGTGCTGGATTGTGACATCACTAGAAGAGATGGGGGAGGGCTGGAATACCACAGACATTGGATTGTGACATGACTAGAAGAGATGGTAGAGGGCTAGGAGATCACAGGTGCTGGATTGTGACATCACTAGAAGAGATGGTAGAGGGCTGGGAGATCACAGGTGCTGGATTGTGACATTACTAGAAGAGATGGTAGAGGGCTGGAATATCACAGGTGTTGGATTGTGACATCACTAGAAGAGATGGGGGAGGGCTGGAATACCACAGGCGCTGGATTGTGACATCACTAGAAGAGATGGGGGAGGGCTGGAATATCACAGGTGTTGGATTGTGACATCACTAGAAGAGATGGGGGAGGGCTGGAATATCACAGGCGCTGGATTGTGACATCACTAGAAGAGATGGGGGAGGGCTGGAATACCACAGGCGCTGGATTGTGACATCACTAGAAGAGATGGGGGAGGGCTGGAATACCACAGGCGCTGGATTGTGACATCACTAGAAGAGATGGGGGAGGGCTGGAATATTACAGGCGCTGGATTGTGACATCACTAGAAAAGATGGGGGAGGGCTGGAATATTACAGGCGCTGGATTGTGACATCACTAGAAAAGATGGGGGAGGGCTGGAATATCACAGACATTGGATTGTGACATCACTAGAAGAGATGGGGGAGGGCTGGAATACCACAGACATTGGATTGTGACATCACTAGAAGAGATGGGGGAGGGCTGGAATATCACAGGCGCTGGATTGTGACATCACTAGAAGAGCTGGGGGAGGGCTGGAATATCACAGGCGCTGGATTGTGACATCACTAGAAGAGATGGGGGAGGGCTGGAATATCACAGGCGCTGGATTGTGACATCACTAGAAGAGATGGGGGAGGGCTGGGAGATCACAGGCGCTGGATTGTGACATCACTAGAAGAGCTGGGGGAGGGCTGGAATATCACAGGCGCTGGATTGTGACATCACTAGAAGAGATGGGGGAGGGCTGGAATATCACAGGCGCTGGATTGTGACATCACTAGAAGAGATGGGGGAGGGCTGGAATATCACAGGCGCTGGATTGTGACATCACTAGAAGAGATGGGGGAGGGCTGGAATATCACAGACATTGGATTGTGACATCACTAGAAGAGATGGGAGGAGTCATGGGATATCACTGGAAGAGATGGAGAATGCTGGTGGAAAGGGGAGGGATGTGATATGGCTGGGGTGCAGAGCTACAGCCCCCCACCTCTCTAATCATTTGGATGCAACCGATGTTACAAAATGATTTTTGGTTGCAACACTCCTCAGAAAGGTGCTGTCTGTACAGCCTGGCATGCAAGGAATTCATTTAATAAAATAGTCTCGCTTTGAGAGAAATAGAAGAGTCTGGCCCATGTCTTGTCCGTGCTCCTGTGCCCGCACTCTGGCGATGTCTCCTCATCTCATGACGGCAGCACTGTTGGTGTTTTCCTCTGGAAATAGTCCATTCGAATGATGCCGTCTTCTGCTCTTTCTCTGCAGCCCAGAAACCCCTCACTCGGACGACAGCCAGGACCCTTTCAACCAGCCAATTTATACAGAATTTGATGAAGATTTTGAGGAAGAGGCGGCCTCTCCTATTGGCCAGTGCACAGCTCTCTACTCCTTTGAAGGTACTTGTGTAGTTTTCTTTGCCTGAGTCTGGCCACAGTCACTTTTCCTGGAGAGTTTCTCTCTGGATTTATCAGACATTGCTCAGGATCAGCTTCCTTCTCATTACCTCCACCTCCTCTTCCATGTGTGCCTAGCGCTTAGAGCAGCGGGAAACGAACCAGGGGTCAAATGGCACTgccaccctccattgccttaggtacagaTTTAAATTGTGAGCTCTTTGGAGATGgggaaatagctacagtacctgaacgtgaTCCACCTGAAgtcctgaaaagcggaatatagaTAAATAGCTCATTCTCCTAAACCTGAGAATTCAGTCCAGTTCTCTAGTGATAAAGCCACATTCTCATCCTTTCAGTACAGCGAGGCAGTTCCCAGCTCTGTCAGACGGTAAATGTGTGCAGCGCAGAGCGATGAACGGAAGGCGGGTCACACTAGGGTGATCGCATGAGATCCTGGCTTCCTTCTCTGGCTCGCTCCTGCATGGTTTACCCTGGTATAAACCTGGAGGGGGGGAGAGCAGCTTTTCCCAGCTGAGGTTATGGTCCCTGCCACTGTCCTAGCTCACAGGCCCTCTCTGGGCTGCCCTAACTTGACCTTCTCATCTCTTGTGCCTCAGGATCTGGTGAAGGAACGATTGCCATGAGCGAGGGGGAGGAACTGAGTCTGATGGAAGAGGACAAAGGTGACGGCTGGACGCGTGTTCGGAAGAGCAAGGGGGCAGAGGGCTACGTGCCCACATCCTATGTTCAAATCCATCTAAAATAGATGACGTAAACAAGACACAATTGGTTGCCCAGGTCCACAGGGGAAGAATGGATCACAGCAGAGGTGCTGGTATTGTAACTTTGTTATAGGAATTTAAAGCCATTGTCTCAGCTCACATTTTCAGTGCAGGCCACCCACAGTATAAGAGACGGGTGACAACTCTACGAGCTCCGAGCATCTGATCTCTGAGGCCTCCTGCCCCTGCATGGCAGCTCTCTGCTTCTGGCCTTGGAGACATTCTGACTCAGTGTGACGTGAGAGCTTTCCATTTCTGGCCTTGGATGTCATTTGTCATGATGGGACAGCTCTCTGCTTCTGGCCTCAGAGGTCCCCTATCATGACGTGACTGCTTCTTGTCTTGGAGGTCCCCTGTCCTTGTGTGTCAGCTCTCTGCTTCTGGCCTCGGAGGTCCCCTGTCCTTGTGTGTCAGCTCTCTGCTTCTGGCCTCGGAGGTCCCCTGTCCTTGTGTGTCAGCTCTCTGCTTCTGGCCTCGGAGGTCCCCTGTCCTTGTGTGTCAGCTCTCTGCTTCTGGTCTCGGAGGTCCCCTGTCCTTGTGTGTCAGCTCTCTGCTTCTGGCCTCGGAGGTCCCCTGTCCTTGTGTGTCAGCTCTCTGCTTCTGGCCTCGGAGGTCCCCTGTCCTTGTGTGTCAGCTCTCTGCTTCTGGCCTCGGAGGTCCCCTGTCCTTGTGTGTCAGCTCTCTGCTTCTGGCCTCGGAGGTCCCCTGTCCTTGTGTGTCAGCTCTCTGCTTCTGGTCTCGGAGGTCCCCTGTCCTTGTGTGTCAGCTCTCTGCTTCTGGTCTCGGAGGTCCCCTGTCCTTGTGTGTCAGCTCTCTGCTTCTGGCCTCGGAGGTCCCCTGTCCTTGTGTGTCAGCTCTCTGCTTCTGGCCTCGGAGGTCCCCTGTCCTTGTGTGTCAGCTCTCTGCTTCTGGCCTCGGAGGTCCCCTGTCCTTGTGTGTCAGCTCTCTGCTTCTGGCCTCGGAGGTCCCCTGTCCTTGTGTGTCAGCTCTCTGCTTCTGGCCTTGGAGACCTCCTGACCCACAGTGACAGCAATCTGCTTCTGGTCTTGGAGGTCCCCTGTCCTTGTGTGTCAGCTCTCTGCTTCTGGCCTTGGAGACCTCCTGACCCACAGTGACAGCAATCTGCTTCTGGTCTTGGAGGTCCCCTGTCCTTGTGTGTCAGCTCTCTGCTTCTGGCCTTGGAGACCTCCTGACCCACAGTGACAGCAATCTGCTTCTGGTCTTGGAGGTCCCCTGTCCTTGTGTGTCAGCTCTCTGCTTCTGGCCTCGGAGGTCCCCTGTCCTTGTGTGTCAGCTCTCTGCTTCTTGCCTTGGAGGTCCCCTGTCCTTGTGTGTCAGCTCTCTGCTTCTGGCCTTGGAGGTCCCCTGTCCTTGTGTGTCAGCTCTCTGCTTCTGGCCTCGGAGGTCCCCTGTCCTTGTGTGTCAGCTCTCTGCTTCTGGCCTCGGAGGTCCCCTGTCCTTGTGTGTCAGCTCTCTGCTTCTGGCCTCGGAGGTCCCCTGTCCTTGTGTGTCAGCTCTCTGCTTCTGGTCTTGGAGGTCCCCTGTCCTTGTGTGTCAGCTCTCTGCTTCTGGCCTCGGAGGTCCCCTGTCCTTGTGTGTCAGCTCTCTGCTTCTGGCCTCGGAGGTCCCCTGTCCTTGTGTGTCAGCTCTCTGCTTCTGGCCTCGGAGGTCCCCTGTCCTTGTGTGTCAGCTCTCTGCTTCTGGTCTTGGAGGTCCCCTGTCCTTGTGTGTCAGCTCTCTGCTTCTGGCCTCGGAGGTCCCCTGTCCTTGTGTGTCAGCTCTCTGCTTCTGGTCTTGGAGGTCCGCTGTCCTTGTGTGTCAGCTTTCTGCTTCTGGCCTTGGAGGTCCCCTGTCCTTGTGTGACTGCTTCTGGTCTTGGTGGTCCCCTGTCCTTGTGTGTCTGCTTCTGGCCTTGGAGGTCCCCTTTCCTTGTGTGTCAGCTCTCTGCTTCTGGCCTTGAAGGTCCCCTGTCCTGGTGTGTCTGCTTCTGGCCTCTGAGGTCCCCTGTCCTGGTGTGTCTGCTTCTGGCCTCGGAGGTCCCCTGTCCTGGTGTGACAGCTCTCTGCTTCTTGTCTTGGAGGTCCCCTGTCCTGGTGTGACAGCTCTCTGCTTCTGGCCTTGGAGGTCCCCTGTCCTGGTGTGTCTGCTCTCTGCTTCTGGCCTTGGAGGTCCCCTGTCCTTGTgtgatagctctctgcttctagcCTGGGAAGTGTGAGTGCTTCGtccttttggggggggagaggggggtttcTGACAGTGTGGCGAGCTGATATATCTGGTAACAGACACCTCCAAGTCTCTAATTTAGTGAGGGATGCGATGGAACGTGAAAGGTGACGTTGTGGGAGCGGGTGGCCTGTTTATGTCTGTATGATGTGATGCAGGATGAGGTTACTGACGTAAGGAACTGGCAGTAGGTTTTGCTGCTTTAGGGCACCAGCGGTTCTGTGCTGCTTCTCCGCTGGACAGGATTCGGGGTTAGAGGGGAGGTGCATGCCCTGAGCCATCGGTAATTACCAGGGAGATGGTTGTGCTGTCAGCTTTCAGATGGGAGGGCCGCTCTCTCTTCCTTAATAGTGAAGGggccacccccaccctccctaactGCTCTGTCAGAGTGGGGGAGTGAGATCAGGTCACATCTAAGA
The DNA window shown above is from Rhinatrema bivittatum chromosome 19, aRhiBiv1.1, whole genome shotgun sequence and carries:
- the LOC115080591 gene encoding cdc42-interacting protein 4-like isoform X1; protein product: MTPGSADYFPTEEDQFDTVERHTQWGLELVEKYVKFVRDRTEIEQCYAKQLRNLVKKYLPKRNSREDPEFKYSQYHSFQQVIKELSDFAGQREVVAETLMLTICVELVKYSQEIKHERKTYLQEGRRAQQQLEGSLKQLESSKRKFERDCREAEKAALTAEKLDQDINATKADVEKAKQQANLRSHMAEESKNDYASCLQKFNQDQSQFYFTQMPQIYRKLQEMDERRTAKLKEGYSLFSDAERQVLPIIGKCLDGMKLAADSVNEKHDSQLLIEMHKSGFERPGDVEFEDFSETMNRTSSDSSLGTPKGTLDTRGDNRQLAKSKGKRWPFLKKYKLPPPPLSLLNSYPSSAANGPPSPRFSRDPLSYCLNEINKTMKPRISSFRTLKRGNIVTEDFSHLPPEQRRKKLQQKIEEKKRDLQKETDQRDALHKMKDVYQKSPQMGNPNSLEPKITETLNDIDKLQQEIQKYESWLSNVESRMNSRGDTITRYTGHSERTSTLNNSTSSLEKDSPETPHSDDSQDPFNQPIYTEFDEDFEEEAASPIGQCTALYSFEGSGEGTIAMSEGEELSLMEEDKGDGWTRVRKSKGAEGYVPTSYVQIHLK
- the LOC115080591 gene encoding cdc42-interacting protein 4-like isoform X2 gives rise to the protein MDWGSELWDQFDTVERHTQWGLELVEKYVKFVRDRTEIEQCYAKQLRNLVKKYLPKRNSREDPEFKYSQYHSFQQVIKELSDFAGQREVVAETLMLTICVELVKYSQEIKHERKTYLQEGRRAQQQLEGSLKQLESSKRKFERDCREAEKAALTAEKLDQDINATKADVEKAKQQANLRSHMAEESKNDYASCLQKFNQDQSQFYFTQMPQIYRKLQEMDERRTAKLKEGYSLFSDAERQVLPIIGKCLDGMKLAADSVNEKHDSQLLIEMHKSGFERPGDVEFEDFSETMNRTSSDSSLGTPKGTLDTRGDNRQLAKSKGKRWPFLKKYKLPPPPLSLLNSYPSSAANGPPSPRFSRDPLSYCLNEINKTMKPRISSFRTLKRGNIVTEDFSHLPPEQRRKKLQQKIEEKKRDLQKETDQRDALHKMKDVYQKSPQMGNPNSLEPKITETLNDIDKLQQEIQKYESWLSNVESRMNSRGDTITRYTGHSERTSTLNNSTSSLEKDSPETPHSDDSQDPFNQPIYTEFDEDFEEEAASPIGQCTALYSFEGSGEGTIAMSEGEELSLMEEDKGDGWTRVRKSKGAEGYVPTSYVQIHLK
- the LOC115080591 gene encoding cdc42-interacting protein 4-like isoform X3, which codes for MTPGSADYFPTEEDQFDTVERHTQWGLELVEKYVKFVRDRTEIEQCYAKQLRNLVKKYLPKRNSREDPEFKYSQYHSFQQVIKELSDFAGQREVVAETLMLTICVELVKYSQEIKHERKTYLQEGRRAQQQLEGSLKQLESSKRKFERDCREAEKAALTAEKLDQDINATKADVEKAKQQANLRSHMAEESKNDYASCLQKFNQDQSQFYFTQMPQIYRKLQEMDERRTAKLKEGYSLFSDAERQVLPIIGKCLDGMKLAADSVNEKHDSQLLIEMHKSGFERPGDVEFEDFSETMNRTSSDSSLGTPKGTLDTRGDNRQLAKSKGKRWPFLKKYKNIVTEDFSHLPPEQRRKKLQQKIEEKKRDLQKETDQRDALHKMKDVYQKSPQMGNPNSLEPKITETLNDIDKLQQEIQKYESWLSNVESRMNSRGDTITRYTGHSERTSTLNNSTSSLEKDSPETPHSDDSQDPFNQPIYTEFDEDFEEEAASPIGQCTALYSFEGSGEGTIAMSEGEELSLMEEDKGDGWTRVRKSKGAEGYVPTSYVQIHLK